A single genomic interval of Fibrobacter sp. UWB13 harbors:
- a CDS encoding PQQ-binding-like beta-propeller repeat protein: MRNLGLKENIFKAWILTILALCSLFSSQALASKMASQLQEAIYLFEMKGDVDDAIRLLEKISRQGDADDKEFAFFYLGKIYDLGSNKAQANHFYSRSQAFTQNTSKSYWLAQRDAATSFAPERLLQKTIPLRSPIRKFFDGKNANILFENGHIAKIESGMIIEIASKLNENEHLLQINADGMWFQNPTRDSLFYKPHNAPNQEVSFEVKNISQFTATSNNAIAITDKGFSIIDRKGSIVKGNTDYASCQLINDQFINDNFIFNCPDNALHFVSASTATETFTIALYDIIQKVFVFKNLIYLVSGNELFCYSLQNTKNPLWKVAIGNIESLQNFENNIVTLEASGKITLYNRTTGAILSSVRANASNIYTLAQGTLGLFSNEGSVITVDTLLRPLWGFNFAKAPMTQPVAKRRFIYVPFDNKKIYAIDAHYYGQRPLFSSKLASQAVHLAKRNRWDNISPILDSIIKNEPGNAEAHFLKAFNLERKKSSEKDRQKAWAEAVRLSTGSPQIARIVLKYYRKVIGATFASQLSVSPKTLYPQLLGSKKNIYTVDPATEQLICINAETGEQRWSKYIGKIGNAPVIQSDENSIVISTGYQMNIYDMNKDSFNKPLQLPGKAFNFTISGDYIYAATWNGFLLKISRNTNSIVWSRKVYSMPFHVVKLNRTLQLCNLDGELTRLNDDNGLTIDNTTNKIQVNITAMEGIDSTLVLVSSTNKLFLQNTKRKEFSPIQVLMEYPIISMQVLRDQNEDKIIISLADQSILLYSNIGTPLWKFQGKKSIFSKPFIYDGKAWIDQGSELIAISIKTGKIVKTFNTPGGAGTPFILNHALFTASPKHVLYAFPL; this comes from the coding sequence ATGCGTAATCTTGGGCTAAAAGAAAACATATTCAAGGCGTGGATTCTTACAATCCTCGCCCTCTGTTCGCTGTTTTCTAGCCAAGCGCTCGCAAGCAAGATGGCTTCGCAACTCCAGGAAGCCATCTACCTCTTCGAGATGAAAGGGGATGTCGATGACGCCATAAGGCTGCTCGAAAAGATATCCCGACAGGGCGATGCCGATGACAAGGAATTTGCCTTTTTCTATCTCGGCAAAATTTACGATTTAGGGAGCAACAAGGCTCAGGCAAACCATTTTTATAGCCGAAGCCAGGCGTTTACCCAGAATACAAGCAAATCTTATTGGCTCGCCCAACGCGACGCAGCCACGAGTTTTGCCCCGGAAAGGCTCCTGCAAAAGACCATTCCGCTCCGCAGCCCCATCCGTAAATTCTTCGATGGAAAAAATGCCAACATCCTTTTCGAGAACGGTCATATCGCCAAAATCGAAAGCGGTATGATTATCGAAATCGCCTCAAAGCTCAACGAAAACGAGCACCTGCTGCAAATCAATGCCGACGGGATGTGGTTCCAGAATCCGACTCGTGATTCGCTCTTTTACAAGCCACACAACGCTCCTAATCAAGAAGTTTCTTTCGAAGTCAAGAATATTTCCCAATTTACAGCCACAAGCAATAACGCCATCGCCATCACAGACAAGGGCTTTTCCATAATCGACCGCAAAGGTTCTATCGTCAAGGGAAACACCGATTACGCCTCTTGCCAGCTCATAAACGATCAATTTATCAACGACAACTTTATTTTCAACTGCCCCGATAACGCACTCCACTTTGTTTCTGCAAGTACCGCCACAGAAACGTTTACGATTGCCCTATACGACATCATCCAAAAAGTATTCGTCTTCAAAAACCTCATATACCTAGTTTCCGGGAACGAACTGTTCTGCTATTCGCTGCAAAACACAAAGAACCCGCTCTGGAAAGTTGCCATCGGAAATATCGAAAGCCTCCAGAATTTTGAAAACAACATAGTCACGCTAGAAGCTTCTGGAAAAATTACCCTGTACAACAGAACGACAGGCGCCATTCTTTCAAGCGTCCGGGCTAACGCTTCAAACATATACACACTCGCACAAGGCACCCTCGGACTGTTTTCAAACGAAGGTTCCGTCATTACCGTCGATACTTTGCTCCGCCCGCTATGGGGGTTCAATTTTGCCAAAGCCCCCATGACTCAGCCCGTCGCCAAAAGACGTTTTATATACGTTCCTTTCGACAACAAAAAAATCTACGCCATCGACGCCCATTATTACGGTCAACGCCCACTATTCTCAAGCAAGCTTGCTTCACAGGCTGTACACTTAGCCAAGAGAAATCGTTGGGATAACATTTCCCCCATTCTCGATTCCATCATCAAGAACGAGCCAGGCAATGCCGAAGCACATTTCCTCAAGGCGTTTAACCTCGAGCGGAAAAAGTCGTCCGAAAAAGACCGACAGAAAGCATGGGCAGAAGCCGTAAGGCTATCTACAGGCAGCCCACAAATTGCTCGAATCGTCTTAAAGTATTACCGAAAAGTCATCGGAGCCACATTTGCAAGCCAACTCAGCGTTTCCCCGAAAACGCTATACCCTCAATTACTGGGTTCTAAAAAGAACATCTACACGGTAGACCCCGCCACCGAGCAGCTAATCTGCATCAATGCCGAAACAGGCGAACAGCGCTGGAGCAAGTACATCGGTAAAATCGGTAACGCCCCCGTCATCCAATCCGACGAGAATTCCATCGTGATATCAACGGGCTACCAGATGAACATTTACGACATGAACAAGGATTCGTTCAACAAGCCATTACAGCTGCCCGGCAAGGCTTTTAACTTTACCATAAGCGGGGACTACATTTACGCAGCCACTTGGAACGGATTCTTGCTCAAAATTTCCCGTAACACCAACAGCATTGTCTGGTCGCGCAAAGTTTATTCCATGCCATTCCATGTTGTCAAGCTCAACCGTACGTTACAACTTTGCAACCTTGATGGGGAACTGACTCGCCTCAATGACGATAATGGGCTTACCATAGATAATACTACAAACAAAATCCAGGTCAATATCACCGCCATGGAAGGTATCGATTCGACATTGGTTCTCGTTTCCAGCACAAACAAGCTATTCCTGCAGAATACAAAGCGCAAGGAATTCAGCCCCATACAAGTGCTCATGGAATATCCGATTATCTCGATGCAGGTGCTACGCGACCAAAACGAGGACAAAATCATCATCTCGCTTGCAGACCAGTCGATTCTCCTTTATTCGAACATCGGGACTCCTCTTTGGAAATTCCAAGGGAAAAAATCCATTTTCTCCAAGCCTTTTATCTACGATGGAAAAGCGTGGATTGACCAGGGTAGCGAACTTATCGCCATATCTATCAAAACTGGCAAGATCGTAAAGACATTCAACACGCCAGGCGGCGCGGGTACCCCCTTCATTTTGAACCACGCCTTGTTTACAGCCTCCCCCAAGCACGTTCTTTACGCGTTCCCCCTCTAA